A part of Shewanella sp. Choline-02u-19 genomic DNA contains:
- a CDS encoding class I SAM-dependent methyltransferase, producing MDYLSVNQQGWDRRVQTHVTSDFYDVAGFLEGNSSLQEIELAALKVAGKSLLHLQCHFGLDTLSWARLGAKVTGVDLSIAAIAQANSLATQAGLDADFVCTDVYKVTEQVAGQFDIVFTSYGAIVWLPDLDKWAQTVASKLKAGGQFYMVEFHPAQAAFEGYSYFHQDEPDIEDEATYTENATDETDTFVSWAHSLSDVINALIGAGIEIESFNEFPFSPYDCFEGLTKEAVEVELPAGKTQCERFYVEQQGQRLPLTYAISGFKKA from the coding sequence ATGGATTATTTATCAGTAAACCAACAAGGTTGGGATCGCCGCGTACAAACGCACGTCACTTCAGATTTCTACGATGTTGCTGGTTTTTTAGAGGGTAACAGCTCTTTACAAGAGATAGAGCTAGCGGCGTTGAAGGTAGCAGGCAAAAGCTTATTACACCTACAGTGCCATTTTGGCTTAGATACACTGTCATGGGCGCGACTTGGCGCCAAGGTGACTGGTGTGGATCTTTCTATCGCGGCGATTGCACAAGCCAATTCATTGGCAACTCAAGCAGGGTTGGATGCTGACTTTGTGTGTACCGATGTCTATAAGGTGACGGAGCAGGTGGCTGGCCAGTTCGATATCGTGTTTACCTCTTATGGCGCCATCGTGTGGCTACCGGATTTAGACAAGTGGGCCCAGACTGTAGCGAGTAAGCTCAAGGCTGGTGGCCAGTTCTATATGGTGGAGTTTCATCCAGCTCAGGCTGCCTTTGAAGGTTATAGCTATTTTCATCAAGATGAACCCGATATCGAAGATGAGGCTACCTACACCGAGAATGCGACAGATGAAACCGATACTTTTGTCAGTTGGGCGCACTCTTTATCAGATGTCATTAATGCGTTGATTGGTGCAGGTATTGAAATTGAGTCATTCAATGAGTTTCCCTTCAGCCCCTATGACTGTTTTGAGGGGCTAACCAAAGAGGCTGTTGAAGTCGAGTTACCGGCAGGTAAAACACAATGCGAGCGTTTTTATGTAGAGCAGCAAGGCCAGCGTTTACCGCTGACCTATGCCATCTCAGGATTCAAGAAAGCTTGA